Proteins encoded within one genomic window of Vicinamibacteria bacterium:
- a CDS encoding serine/threonine-protein kinase, translated as MKGPGASEEETSARTSSSGTAASPGSSFSSSLREPAALASGSVVAGRYRIVRLLGRGGMGEVYLVHDLTLDQEVALKFLPAALARDPMRLALFHNEVRVARRVTHKNACRMYDIGEVEGRPFLSMEYVDGEDLASLLRRIGHLPEEKGLEVARQLAAGLAAAHEEGIVHRDLKPANVMIDGSGQVRIMDFGLAGVIGEIEDLRSGTPAYQAPEQIRGDDVSARTDLYSLGLILYEVFTGRRAFEEPSSPRELSAVKLPSSSRAIAVETERAVLRCLEPRPEDRPASALELAAMLPGADPLADALAAGKTPSPELVAAAGERRAIPAPKAFAGVGAIALGLMGFVALRAPRLLLAELPELKPPAVLVDRAETLVAKLGIEAFPHTGFGFRTDDAPPVLRFWFRGSSTPLETFGLNDRVSVRDPPMNESGMARIELDPAGRLVELVRVPGPSVLAATDWSVLFEAAELDSESFVPAEPDWIPPVFAEQRFSWKGPDSSTRVEAGSLAGAPVYFRVDDAASFTATKSSADEENTALSRLLSFAATGIGLAVLVGVTLLARRHWKGGRADRRGAARLAAAMFAVNAAGLVLGLEHYADPTRELNRWLEVLLEATFAAVVFWVFYLALEPFARRIWPHGLIAWNRLLGGQGRDPLVGRDVLIGVLAGVAMAATVPLADTLATTMGQPRTPPELPSPGVLLGSRYVASAILTWTTFAVNNTVLFLFLFVVSRFFVGRTWAAAGLTLAVVAILVAAQAGEFLSWLQTLLAIAIAIGTMVRFGFLAIVVAGMVDFALRSTPITDDWSEWYAGATLTMLSFLVALTLYGLVVSRRGVKGVI; from the coding sequence GTGAAAGGGCCCGGGGCGAGCGAAGAAGAGACGTCTGCGCGCACGAGCTCGAGCGGAACGGCCGCATCGCCCGGGTCTTCTTTTTCATCCTCTCTTCGAGAGCCCGCCGCGCTGGCTTCGGGAAGCGTCGTGGCGGGGCGCTATCGCATCGTTCGTCTCCTCGGACGGGGCGGAATGGGCGAGGTGTATCTCGTTCATGACCTGACGCTCGATCAGGAGGTGGCCCTCAAGTTCCTGCCCGCGGCTCTCGCGCGGGACCCGATGCGGCTCGCGTTGTTCCACAACGAAGTGCGGGTGGCTCGGCGCGTCACCCACAAGAACGCGTGCCGGATGTACGACATTGGAGAGGTCGAAGGCCGACCGTTTCTCTCAATGGAGTACGTCGATGGAGAGGACCTCGCGTCTCTGCTCCGGCGCATCGGGCACCTTCCGGAGGAGAAGGGACTCGAGGTCGCCCGTCAGCTCGCCGCCGGTCTCGCGGCCGCCCACGAGGAAGGTATCGTCCACCGCGACTTGAAGCCGGCGAACGTGATGATCGACGGAAGCGGGCAGGTACGGATCATGGACTTCGGGCTCGCGGGGGTGATAGGCGAGATCGAGGACCTTCGGTCGGGGACACCCGCCTACCAGGCGCCCGAGCAAATACGGGGCGACGACGTTTCCGCGCGCACCGACCTCTATTCGCTCGGGCTCATTCTCTATGAAGTATTCACCGGGAGGCGCGCTTTCGAGGAGCCCTCGTCGCCTCGTGAGCTCTCCGCGGTGAAGCTTCCGTCGTCGTCGCGTGCGATCGCGGTTGAGACGGAGCGGGCGGTGTTGCGATGCCTCGAGCCGCGCCCCGAGGATCGACCCGCCTCGGCGCTCGAGCTCGCAGCGATGCTTCCCGGCGCCGATCCGCTCGCCGACGCGCTGGCGGCGGGAAAGACCCCGTCGCCCGAGCTCGTCGCCGCGGCAGGCGAGCGTCGTGCCATCCCGGCGCCGAAAGCCTTTGCCGGCGTCGGCGCCATCGCCCTTGGACTGATGGGCTTCGTCGCGCTACGAGCGCCGCGCCTCCTTCTCGCCGAGCTCCCCGAGCTCAAACCGCCGGCCGTGCTCGTCGATCGCGCCGAAACGCTGGTCGCGAAGCTCGGAATCGAGGCGTTTCCCCACACGGGCTTCGGATTCCGCACCGACGACGCGCCTCCCGTGCTCCGGTTCTGGTTCCGTGGAAGTTCCACGCCTCTCGAGACGTTCGGCCTCAACGATCGGGTGAGCGTGCGCGATCCTCCGATGAACGAGTCGGGCATGGCGCGGATCGAGCTGGACCCGGCCGGCCGGCTGGTCGAGCTCGTAAGGGTTCCGGGCCCATCGGTGCTTGCGGCCACCGACTGGAGCGTGCTCTTCGAAGCCGCGGAGCTCGACTCCGAGAGCTTCGTCCCCGCGGAGCCGGATTGGATTCCACCCGTATTCGCGGAGCAGAGGTTTTCGTGGAAGGGACCGGATTCCTCCACGCGGGTGGAGGCCGGCTCCCTTGCGGGCGCTCCCGTGTACTTTCGCGTGGACGACGCCGCGAGCTTCACGGCGACGAAATCGAGCGCCGACGAGGAGAACACGGCGCTCTCTCGACTTCTATCCTTTGCCGCGACGGGCATCGGGTTAGCGGTCCTCGTGGGGGTCACCCTGCTCGCGCGACGGCACTGGAAGGGCGGCCGTGCCGATCGGAGAGGGGCCGCCCGGCTCGCGGCGGCGATGTTCGCGGTCAACGCCGCGGGACTCGTTCTCGGCCTCGAGCACTACGCCGATCCAACGCGGGAGCTCAACCGCTGGCTCGAGGTGCTGCTGGAAGCGACGTTCGCGGCCGTGGTCTTCTGGGTCTTCTATCTCGCACTGGAGCCCTTCGCCCGGCGCATCTGGCCTCACGGGCTTATCGCCTGGAACCGACTGCTCGGGGGCCAAGGGCGCGATCCGCTCGTCGGGAGAGACGTGCTCATCGGCGTCCTCGCCGGCGTTGCGATGGCCGCCACCGTTCCGCTCGCTGACACGCTGGCGACGACCATGGGTCAGCCCCGGACTCCTCCAGAGCTTCCGAGTCCAGGCGTCCTGCTCGGCTCACGCTACGTTGCCTCCGCGATTCTCACCTGGACGACTTTCGCGGTGAACAACACGGTCTTGTTCTTGTTCCTTTTCGTCGTGAGCCGCTTCTTCGTCGGGAGAACCTGGGCGGCGGCGGGTCTGACGCTCGCCGTGGTCGCGATTCTCGTGGCGGCTCAGGCCGGGGAATTCCTCAGCTGGTTGCAGACTCTGCTCGCAATCGCCATCGCGATCGGGACGATGGTTCGCTTCGGCTTTCTCGCTATCGTCGTCGCCGGAATGGTGGACTTCGCGCTGCGCTCGACGCCGATCACCGACGACTGGTCGGAGTGGTACGCCGGCGCGACGCTGACTATGCTGTCCTTTCTCGTTGCCCTCACGCTCTACGGCCTCGTCGTATCGCGGCGTGGTGTGAAAGGAGTGATCTAA
- a CDS encoding FAD-dependent oxidoreductase: MARRRIVVVGGAFSGAVAAARARELDEGAEVLLLERGPEVSYGIGGLAHLLSGEIEGPGALNRENVRFFRDVYNVDVRTGVEVRSIDAKAHELELDDGPLRYDRLVVATGVRSPVPAIEGLEGATNVFRFRRLSDLEGILRILKRGTNRVVILGGGYFGLEAADGFLRRGCQVTVVEKSERILGSYSPATSARVREVLNAQGASVVEGQPVTRVSTENRRVTELLFNGQGSVPADLVVVCTGVEPRTELLRKAGARLLRDGSVKVNRRMATSLQDVFACGVCVSSKHAVTGKRVWLPQASVADRSGQVAGANAAGHDQKMAPVLGTAILRIGELTVGRTGWTANGKKTAVTRVHGFDRDPYFPGANEITMEIFYKPGSGRIVGAEAFGGAGTDKRIDVLATAILGKLDVEALAGLDLAYAAPYAMARDVTNVSGQVAAWSRERTARAWTPAEIEKEKPVVIDVGSTAEKGRGGPIRAQRRIPLEKLRERMSEVRSLARSRPVVFLCGTGRKGYLAARIARGSGLKSAGYLSGGVASWPA; encoded by the coding sequence ATGGCTCGAAGACGTATCGTCGTCGTGGGTGGTGCCTTCAGCGGGGCGGTGGCAGCCGCTCGGGCTCGGGAGCTCGACGAGGGCGCCGAGGTCCTCCTTCTCGAGCGTGGGCCAGAGGTGAGCTACGGGATCGGAGGGCTCGCCCATCTTCTTTCGGGCGAGATCGAAGGTCCTGGCGCGCTGAACCGCGAGAACGTTCGTTTCTTTCGTGACGTCTATAACGTCGACGTGCGGACCGGCGTCGAAGTCCGAAGCATCGATGCGAAAGCCCACGAGCTCGAACTCGACGACGGCCCGCTGCGCTACGACCGGCTGGTGGTGGCGACGGGGGTTCGCTCGCCCGTTCCGGCGATCGAGGGACTCGAGGGTGCGACGAACGTCTTCCGGTTTCGTCGCCTCTCCGATCTCGAAGGGATTCTTCGGATTTTGAAACGAGGCACGAATCGCGTCGTGATCCTCGGTGGCGGCTACTTCGGGCTCGAGGCGGCGGATGGCTTCCTCAGACGGGGATGCCAGGTGACGGTCGTCGAAAAGAGTGAGCGGATCCTGGGGAGCTATTCGCCGGCAACGAGCGCGCGCGTGCGCGAGGTGTTGAACGCGCAGGGCGCGTCGGTCGTCGAGGGCCAGCCAGTTACGCGTGTCTCGACAGAAAATCGACGCGTGACCGAGCTTCTTTTCAATGGGCAGGGATCGGTGCCGGCGGATCTGGTGGTCGTTTGCACGGGCGTCGAGCCGCGCACCGAGCTTCTGAGAAAGGCCGGCGCGCGACTTCTTCGCGACGGCTCGGTGAAGGTGAACCGCCGCATGGCAACGAGCCTTCAGGACGTGTTCGCCTGCGGGGTCTGCGTGAGCTCGAAGCATGCGGTGACGGGCAAGAGGGTCTGGCTCCCGCAGGCGAGCGTGGCGGATCGCAGCGGGCAAGTAGCCGGCGCCAACGCCGCGGGCCACGACCAGAAGATGGCGCCGGTGCTCGGGACCGCCATCCTTCGCATCGGCGAGCTCACGGTGGGACGCACGGGCTGGACGGCGAACGGGAAAAAGACGGCGGTCACCCGGGTGCACGGTTTCGACCGAGATCCTTACTTTCCCGGAGCGAACGAAATCACGATGGAGATCTTCTACAAGCCGGGCTCGGGAAGGATCGTCGGCGCCGAGGCGTTCGGTGGTGCCGGAACGGACAAACGCATCGACGTGCTCGCGACCGCGATTCTCGGCAAGCTCGACGTCGAGGCGCTCGCGGGGCTGGACCTCGCCTATGCCGCGCCTTACGCAATGGCCCGCGACGTGACCAACGTCTCCGGCCAGGTGGCGGCGTGGAGCCGGGAGCGCACGGCCCGCGCCTGGACGCCCGCGGAGATCGAGAAGGAGAAGCCGGTCGTCATCGATGTGGGATCCACCGCAGAGAAAGGACGGGGCGGTCCGATTCGCGCGCAACGGCGCATCCCCCTCGAGAAGCTTCGCGAACGCATGAGCGAGGTGCGGTCGCTCGCTCGGTCGCGCCCGGTGGTCTTCCTCTGCGGAACGGGCCGGAAGGGCTATCTC